The following are encoded in a window of Phaseolus vulgaris cultivar G19833 chromosome 3, P. vulgaris v2.0, whole genome shotgun sequence genomic DNA:
- the LOC137806100 gene encoding fluoride export protein 1-like isoform X2, producing MERMSSTGSSIRRRSTSISSHASHHTDNDDECERVSEVGDIGDRALPSTRFSQSGSIRFSFDNMSEENGVVPFAEEKILHPNSTLSTGAIVDSEVIKPVLTRYSLQKLFGPGIGNVTSNQTLLYLDLPSNMVGSFLMGWFGVVFKGDISHVSEHLAIAITTGYLGSLTTFSGWNQKMLELSVSGHCLFAALGFVVGLFLVAFSIIFGIETAKGFRWLLNKLRMSCGASRDGSKINCKVDSNSHQLTIMMMFLVILGVLWGVFGALVRAEFRHDGSDAELWFACMVGPIGVWIRWFLARLNGRGLGKAGFLKWIPFGTLIANVSAASVMAALASVKKAVHTRDCDTVVTGTQFGLLGCLSTVSTFAAEFNAMRESNYPWRAYAYAIITLCVSFVLGILIYCVPVWTKGV from the exons ATGGAGAGAATGAGTTCCACGGGTTCTTCAATCAGAAGGCGTTCAACGAGCATATCAAGTCATGCAAGCCATCATACAGATAATGATGATGAATGTGAGAGGGTTTCAGAGGTTGGAGACATTGGGGATAGAGCTCTTCCAAGCACCCGGTTCAGTCAGAGTGGTAGCATCCGCTTCTCTTTTGACAACATGTCAGAAGAAAATGGAGTTGTTCCATTTGCAGAGGAGAAAATATTGCACCCAAACTCCACTCTTTCAACAGGTGCAATAGTGGACTCTGAAGTCATAAAGCCT GTCTTGACAAGATATTCACTGCAAAAATTATTTGGCCCTGGGATTGGCAATGTGACAAGCAACCAAACTCTTCTTTACCTTGACCTTCCTTCTAATATG GTAGGTTCATTTCTAATGGGATGGTTTGGTGTTGTATTCAAAGGAGACATATCTCATGTGTCAGAGCATCTAGCCATAGCAATAACAACTGGTTACTTAGGGAGCCTTACAACCTTCAGTGGTTGGAATCAAAAGATGCTTGAACTCAGTGTTTCTGGTCACTGCCTTTTTGCTGCGCTTGGATTTGTAGTAG GTTTATTTCTTGTTGCCTTTTCCATCATATTTGGGATTGAAACTGCTAAGGGTTTCAGGTGGCTTCTTAACAAACTGAGAATGAGTTGTGGAGCCAGCAGAGATGGCTCTAAGATCAACTGCAAAGTAGACAGCAATAGCCATCAGCTGACAATTATGATGATGTTTTTGGTGATCTTAGGCGTATTATGGGGTGTTTTTGGGGCATTAGTAAGGGCTGAGTTCAGGCATGATGGCAGTGATGCTGAGTTATGGTTTGCTTGCATGGTTGGACCAATAGGTGTGTGGATCAGATGGTTCTTAGCACGGCTCAATGGTCGTGGCTTAGGAAAGGCAGGGTTCCTCAAATGGATTCCCTTTGGGACTCTAATTGCCAATGTATCTGCTGCTTCTGTTATGGCTGCACTTGCTAGTGTGAAGAAAGCT GTGCACACTAGGGACTGTGATACTGTGGTAACAGGAACTCAATTTGGTCTGTTGGGGTGTTTGAGTACTGTCTCTACTTTTGCTGCTGAGTTTAATGCAATGAGAGAAAGTAACTATCCTTGGAGAGCTTATGCATATGCCATTATTACACTATGTGTCTCATTTGTTCTTGGAATATTGATATATTGTGTCCCAGTTTGGACAAAGGGGGTTTGA
- the LOC137806100 gene encoding fluoride export protein 1-like isoform X1, translated as MERMSSTGSSIRRRSTSISSHASHHTDNDDECERVSEVGDIGDRALPSTRFSQSGSIRFSFDNMSEENGVVPFAEEKILHPNSTLSTGAIVDSEVIKPETRRGLPKLLDYASCMVHLAVFGILGVLTRYSLQKLFGPGIGNVTSNQTLLYLDLPSNMVGSFLMGWFGVVFKGDISHVSEHLAIAITTGYLGSLTTFSGWNQKMLELSVSGHCLFAALGFVVGLFLVAFSIIFGIETAKGFRWLLNKLRMSCGASRDGSKINCKVDSNSHQLTIMMMFLVILGVLWGVFGALVRAEFRHDGSDAELWFACMVGPIGVWIRWFLARLNGRGLGKAGFLKWIPFGTLIANVSAASVMAALASVKKAVHTRDCDTVVTGTQFGLLGCLSTVSTFAAEFNAMRESNYPWRAYAYAIITLCVSFVLGILIYCVPVWTKGV; from the exons ATGGAGAGAATGAGTTCCACGGGTTCTTCAATCAGAAGGCGTTCAACGAGCATATCAAGTCATGCAAGCCATCATACAGATAATGATGATGAATGTGAGAGGGTTTCAGAGGTTGGAGACATTGGGGATAGAGCTCTTCCAAGCACCCGGTTCAGTCAGAGTGGTAGCATCCGCTTCTCTTTTGACAACATGTCAGAAGAAAATGGAGTTGTTCCATTTGCAGAGGAGAAAATATTGCACCCAAACTCCACTCTTTCAACAGGTGCAATAGTGGACTCTGAAGTCATAAAGCCT GAAACTCGTAGAGGTTTGCCAAAGTTGCTGGACTATGCTTCATGTATGGTTCATTTAGCTGTTTTTGGAATTCTTGGG GTCTTGACAAGATATTCACTGCAAAAATTATTTGGCCCTGGGATTGGCAATGTGACAAGCAACCAAACTCTTCTTTACCTTGACCTTCCTTCTAATATG GTAGGTTCATTTCTAATGGGATGGTTTGGTGTTGTATTCAAAGGAGACATATCTCATGTGTCAGAGCATCTAGCCATAGCAATAACAACTGGTTACTTAGGGAGCCTTACAACCTTCAGTGGTTGGAATCAAAAGATGCTTGAACTCAGTGTTTCTGGTCACTGCCTTTTTGCTGCGCTTGGATTTGTAGTAG GTTTATTTCTTGTTGCCTTTTCCATCATATTTGGGATTGAAACTGCTAAGGGTTTCAGGTGGCTTCTTAACAAACTGAGAATGAGTTGTGGAGCCAGCAGAGATGGCTCTAAGATCAACTGCAAAGTAGACAGCAATAGCCATCAGCTGACAATTATGATGATGTTTTTGGTGATCTTAGGCGTATTATGGGGTGTTTTTGGGGCATTAGTAAGGGCTGAGTTCAGGCATGATGGCAGTGATGCTGAGTTATGGTTTGCTTGCATGGTTGGACCAATAGGTGTGTGGATCAGATGGTTCTTAGCACGGCTCAATGGTCGTGGCTTAGGAAAGGCAGGGTTCCTCAAATGGATTCCCTTTGGGACTCTAATTGCCAATGTATCTGCTGCTTCTGTTATGGCTGCACTTGCTAGTGTGAAGAAAGCT GTGCACACTAGGGACTGTGATACTGTGGTAACAGGAACTCAATTTGGTCTGTTGGGGTGTTTGAGTACTGTCTCTACTTTTGCTGCTGAGTTTAATGCAATGAGAGAAAGTAACTATCCTTGGAGAGCTTATGCATATGCCATTATTACACTATGTGTCTCATTTGTTCTTGGAATATTGATATATTGTGTCCCAGTTTGGACAAAGGGGGTTTGA
- the LOC137806101 gene encoding extra-large guanine nucleotide-binding protein 1-like — protein sequence MASLLRKLMPSSVPVAAVDTEDSISSSYEYSIAMLYNGPPLCHSIPEIPAFKIDQIPVATIAALSHDDFSVPVIQPLGKSLYKRKQNLCSADSAVPSSLDSGANDSPTLLSGTDGDDMHESLESLKVPGDKDGAFLNTTESGSGSGSTSFSATSDGICSLGEAEQTTSPKHVRRVSAVTFCDPESNYMLESESDEFGDSQVESAPVMECAVRPGKKGSCYKCLKGNRFTPKEVCIVCNAKYCRSCVVRAMGSMPQGRKCVTCIGYRIDESKRRKLGKSSWIMKQLLSEFIVAQVMDNEKSCEENQIPPELVFVNSQPLNREQLLLLLNCRNPPKQLKPGSYWYDKASGLWGKEGRPPSEVISPQLDVGGRLNKHASNGDTNVIINDRLITKKELFVLKLARVPCEGTPNFWVNADGSYREEGQRNDRGCIWEKRRTRLACAILFLPVPSRSATLSCEGETPNKDSLPRKILHKFLLVGSVNSGASTIFKQAKLLYNVPFSENELQNIKLVIQSNLFTYLGILLEGRANFETESLLENRRKRPVAESTSSGNISSDDVETTPYSIGPRLKAFSDWLLKYMVSGNLDAIFPAAIREYGPLVEGVWKDKAIQATYERRNELEMLPRSANYFLDRAVEISRTDYEPSDMDILYAEGISLSNSLTSMEFSFPRLSREDSLCLEYQHDSSLRYQLIRLHPKSLGAKCKWLEMFEDTDVVMFSVALSDYDEYITDSEGVSTNKMLVAKALFENIIAHPSFHNKKFLLVLTKFDLLEEKIEHIPLAQCEWFSDFKPFISHNMKKGCGNGNNPLLAQSAFQYIAIKFKRLFHSLTHRILFVSLVNGLEPDTVDEALKNGREVMEWEKWDPSIVTDPKSEMTSTSIEGPSYT from the exons ATGGCTTCTCTTCTGAGAAAGCTAATGCCTTCTTCTGTGCCTGTTGCTGCCGTGGATACTGAAGACAGCATAAGCAGCAGCTATGAGTACTCCATTGCTATGCTGTATAATGGCCCTCCTCTCTGTCACTCCATTCCTGAAATCCCTGCTTTCAAAATTGACCAAATCCCAGTTGCAACCATTGCTGCTCTCTCTCATGATGACTTCTCTGTCCCAGTAATCCAACCTCTTGGCAAAAGCCTTTACAAGAGGAAGCAGAACCTTTGTTCAGCAGATTCTGCTGTCCCTTCAAGCTTGGATTCTGGTGCAAATGACTCACCAACACTATTGTCTGGTACTGATGGGGATGACATGCATGAGAGTTTGGAGTCTTTGAAAGTGCCCGGTGATAAAGATGGTGCCTTTCTTAACACCACAGAATCAGGTTCAGGTTCAGGTTCAACCTCTTTTTCTGCCACCTCTGATGGGATTTGTTCTCTGGGAGAAGCAGAGCAAACAACAAGTCCGAAGCATGTGAGGCGTGTTTCTGCAGTGACCTTCTGTGATCCTGAGTCAAACTACATGTTGGAGAGTGAAAGTGATGAGTTTGGTGATTCTCAGGTTGAGAGTGCTCCTGTGATGGAATGTGCAGTGAGACCTGGGAAGAAGGGTTCTTGCTATAAGTGCCTCAAGGGGAACCGATTCACACCGAAGGAGGTTTGCATTGTCTGCAATGCAAAGTACTGTCGCAGCTGTGTGGTGAGAGCCATGGGGTCCATGCCACAGGGAAGAAAATGTGTGACTTGCATTGGATACAGAATTGATGAGAGCAAGAGGAGGAAACTGGGGAAATCTTCGTGGATTATGAAACAGTTGCTGTCTGAGTTTATTGTGGCTCAAGTCATGGATAATGAGAAGTCTTGtgaagaaaatcaaataccaccAGAGCTTGTTTTTGTCAACTCGCAACCTCTGAATCGGGAACAGCTTTTGTTGCTGCTAAACTGTCGAAATCCCCCAAAACAACTTAAACCAGGATCCTATTGGTATGATAAAGCATCAGGACTTTGGGGAAAG GAAGGTCGACCACCCAGTGAGGTTATCAGTCCTCAGCTGGATGTGGGGGGTCGCTTGAACAAGCATGCAAGCAATGGAGACACAAATGTGATTATAAATGATCGTCTGATTACAAAAAAAGAGCTATTTGTACTGAAG TTGGCTAGAGTGCCATGTGAGGGAACACCAAACTTTTGGGTGAATGCTGATGGATCATACAGGGAAGAGGGACAGAGGAATGATAGGGGCTGTATATGGGAAAAG CGCAGAACAAGGTTGGCTTGTGCAATTCTGTTTTTGCCAGTTCCTTCTAGGTCTGCAACTCTTTCTTGTGAAGGTGAAACACCAAACAAAGACAGTCTTCCTCGGAAAATACTTCACAAATTTCTACTTGTTGGTTCTGTCAATTCTGGTGCATCTACTATATTTAAACAG GCCAAGCTTCTGTATAATGTGCCTTTCTCTGAAAATGAGCTCCAAAATATCAAGTTGGTGATCCAAAGCAACCTGTTTACCTACCTTGGTATACTGCTGGAGGGGCGTGCAAATTTTGAAACAGAGAGTTTGTTGGAGAATAGAAGAAAAAGGCCTGTGGCTGAATCCACTTCATCAG GGAATATCAGCAGTGATGATGTTGAAACAACACCCTATTCCATTGGCCCACGTCTGAAAGCTTTCTCAGATTGGCTACTCAAATACATGGTCTCCGGTAACCTGGATGCAATATTTCCTGCTGCTATACGTGAATATGGACCACTTGTGGAAGGTGTGTGGAAGGATAAAGCCATTCAAGCAACGTATGAGCGGCGAAATGAACTAGAAATGCTACCTAGAAGTGCAAACTATTTTTTGGACCGT GCTGTTGAAATTTCCAGGACAGACTATGAGCCATCTGATATGGACATCTTGTATGCAGAGGGCATATCATTATCCAACAGCCTCACTTCAATGGAATTTTCTTTTCCCAGATTAAGCCGTGAAGACTCTTTGTGTCTTGAGTATCAACATGACTCTTCTCTCAG ATACCAACTGATCAGATTACATCCTAAAAGCCTTGGAGCAAAGTGCAAGTGGTTGGAGATGTTTGAAGACACAGATGTTGTAATGTTCTCAGTTGCTTTATCTGACTATGATGAGTACATTACAGACAGTGAAGGGGTTTCTACCAACAAAATGTTGGTAGCCAAGGCTCTCTTTGAAAACATCATTGCACATCCATCCTTCCATAACAAAAAATTTCTCCTAGTACTCACCAAATTTGATCTACTTGAGGAAAAGATTGAACACATTCCTCTAGCACAATGTGAATGGTTTAGTGATTTCAAACCATTTATCAGTCACAATATGAAGAAAGGTTGTGGCAATGGCAATAACCCTTTGTTAGCTCAATCTGCTTTTCAATACATTGCTATCAAGTTTAAGAGATTGTTCCATTCTCTCACTCACCGAATCCTCTTTGTTTCACTGGTTAATGGGTTGGAACCTGATACTGTTGATGAAGCTCTCAAAAATGGAAGGGAGGTTATGGAGTGGGAAAAATGGGACCCCTCTATTGTAACAGATCCAAAGTCTGAGATGACATCAACAAGCATTGAGGGGCCAAGTTACACATAA
- the LOC137806102 gene encoding uncharacterized protein yields the protein MAMASAATPATITVVGSSSVGSRRRRERSVNFIRGVNHFGGLKAQNSVTSLGLPVCTEQCFAKVVSSLKYPSKGRRGGAASSTCNAAGEIFQIAGILSGLVLVGVAVGFVLLRIEAYVEETE from the coding sequence ATGGCCATGGCTAGTGCAGCAACTCCAGCCACAATCACTGTTGTGGGCAGCTCCAGTGTTGGCAGCAGAAGAAGAAGGGAGAGGAGTGTGAACTTCATCAGAGGGGTGAACCATTTTGGAGGGTTGAAGGCTCAGAACAGTGTGACATCATTAGGGCTTCCTGTGTGCACTGAGCAGTGCTTTGCAAAGGTGGTGAGCTCATTGAAATATCCATCTAAGGGCAGAAGAGGAGGTGCTGCCTCCTCAACCTGCAATGCTGCTGGTGAGATTTTCCAAATTGCTGGCATCCTGAGTGGGCTTGTTCTTGTTGGGGTTGCAGTAGGATTTGTCCTTCTTCGAATTGAAGCATATGTGGAAGAGACTGAGTGA
- the LOC137806106 gene encoding B3 domain-containing transcription factor VRN1-like isoform X1 yields the protein MARPCFHKLVLSTTIQSRQLRIPDTFLRKYGTQLSTIATLTVPDGSIWRIGLKKADNKIWFVDGWQDFVQRYSVGVGYFLVFMYEGNSSFIVHIFNLSTAELNYQSAIRNHIEGPCYANYNHIFEEMEDVDSIDLSDLSPAYLASGAMQNKGFAGSGDQLTPGKSHTPALQNLFNGGSKLNRVNWGDGGSAYSSKAANSQGTQSTRDIGVQFNAVEFKRSTEELKLRYSNEESVNKTAKKKRKSESQGEEPSGENEEEAEMRYRFYESASARKRTVTAEERERAINASKAFEPTNPFCRVVLRPSYLYRGCIMYLPSCFAEKNLNGVSGFIKLQLSNGRQWSVRCLYRGGRAKLSQGWFEFTVENNLGEGDVCVFELLRTKEVELQVTVFRVTEDAGLLHTPLAVQQQSQNMSHTKLLNPHLQHRVSSTVKLIRN from the exons ATGGCTCGTCCTTGTTTCCACAAGCTTGTTCTCTCCACCACTATTCAATCCAGACAACTg AGGATTCCGGATACTTTTCTGAGGAAATATGGGACCCAGCTTTCTACAATTGCTACCCTCACTGTTCCTGATGGTAGTATCTGGCGAATAGGATTGAAGAAAGCAGACAACAAAATTTGGTTTGTTGATGGTTGGCAAGATTTTGTTCAAAGGTACTCCGTTGGTGTTGGATACTTTTTGGTGTTCATGTATGAAGGGAATTCGTCCTTCATtgttcatatttttaatttgagtaCCGCTGAGTTAAATTACCAATCAGCCATAAGAAACCATATCGAAGGACCCTGCTATGCCAATTACAATCATATTTTCGAGGAAATGGAAGACGTAGACTCCATTGATTTGTCGGATTTGTCACCTGCGTACCTTGCATCTGGTGCCATGCAAAACAAAGGTTTTGCAGGATCTGGAGATCAACTAACACCTGGGAAGAGCCATACTCCAGCTCTGCAGAATTTGTTCAACGGCGGATCAAAACTCAATCGCGTAAACTGGGGTGATGGCGGGAGTGCTTATTCTTCCAAGGCTGCAAATTCACAAGGCACCCAGTCAACCAGAGACATAGGTGTTCAGTTTAATGCTGTCGAGTTTAAAAGGTCCACCGAAGAATTAAAATTGCGCTATTCTAATGAAGAATCAGTTAACAAAACGGCAAAAAAGAAGCGGAAATCAGAGTCCC AGGGTGAGGAACCCTCAGGTGAAAATGAAGAGGAGGCAGAAATGCGTTATAGGTTTTATGAAAGTGCATCTGCTAGGAAAAGAACAGTGACAGCAGAAGAAAGAGAAAGGGCAATCAATGCATCAAAAGCATTTGAACCCACAAATCCTTTCTGCAGAGTTGTCCTGCGACCCTCCTATTTGTACAGAGGATGCATAATG TACTTGCCTTCATGCTTTGCAGAGAAGAATCTTAATGGGGTATCAGGTTTCATTAAACTTCAATTGTCCAATGGCCGACAGTGGTCCGTTCGCTGTCTCTACCGAGGAGGTCGAGCCAAGTTAAGCCAGGGATGGTTCGAATTCACGGTGGAGAACAATCTGGGGGAAGGTGATGTCTGTGTGTTCGAGCTCCTTAGAACGAAGGAAGTTGAGCTGCAAGTTACAGTTTTTCGGGTAACTGAGGATGCAGGGTTGTTGCACACTCCTCTTGCTGTGCAGCAGCAGAGCCAAAATATGAGCCACACCAAGCTCTTGAACCCTCATTTGCAGCATCGTGTAAGCAGTACAGTGAAACTGATTAGAAATTAG
- the LOC137806106 gene encoding B3 domain-containing transcription factor VRN1-like isoform X2 translates to MYEGNSSFIVHIFNLSTAELNYQSAIRNHIEGPCYANYNHIFEEMEDVDSIDLSDLSPAYLASGAMQNKGFAGSGDQLTPGKSHTPALQNLFNGGSKLNRVNWGDGGSAYSSKAANSQGTQSTRDIGVQFNAVEFKRSTEELKLRYSNEESVNKTAKKKRKSESQGEEPSGENEEEAEMRYRFYESASARKRTVTAEERERAINASKAFEPTNPFCRVVLRPSYLYRGCIMYLPSCFAEKNLNGVSGFIKLQLSNGRQWSVRCLYRGGRAKLSQGWFEFTVENNLGEGDVCVFELLRTKEVELQVTVFRVTEDAGLLHTPLAVQQQSQNMSHTKLLNPHLQHRVSSTVKLIRN, encoded by the exons ATGTATGAAGGGAATTCGTCCTTCATtgttcatatttttaatttgagtaCCGCTGAGTTAAATTACCAATCAGCCATAAGAAACCATATCGAAGGACCCTGCTATGCCAATTACAATCATATTTTCGAGGAAATGGAAGACGTAGACTCCATTGATTTGTCGGATTTGTCACCTGCGTACCTTGCATCTGGTGCCATGCAAAACAAAGGTTTTGCAGGATCTGGAGATCAACTAACACCTGGGAAGAGCCATACTCCAGCTCTGCAGAATTTGTTCAACGGCGGATCAAAACTCAATCGCGTAAACTGGGGTGATGGCGGGAGTGCTTATTCTTCCAAGGCTGCAAATTCACAAGGCACCCAGTCAACCAGAGACATAGGTGTTCAGTTTAATGCTGTCGAGTTTAAAAGGTCCACCGAAGAATTAAAATTGCGCTATTCTAATGAAGAATCAGTTAACAAAACGGCAAAAAAGAAGCGGAAATCAGAGTCCC AGGGTGAGGAACCCTCAGGTGAAAATGAAGAGGAGGCAGAAATGCGTTATAGGTTTTATGAAAGTGCATCTGCTAGGAAAAGAACAGTGACAGCAGAAGAAAGAGAAAGGGCAATCAATGCATCAAAAGCATTTGAACCCACAAATCCTTTCTGCAGAGTTGTCCTGCGACCCTCCTATTTGTACAGAGGATGCATAATG TACTTGCCTTCATGCTTTGCAGAGAAGAATCTTAATGGGGTATCAGGTTTCATTAAACTTCAATTGTCCAATGGCCGACAGTGGTCCGTTCGCTGTCTCTACCGAGGAGGTCGAGCCAAGTTAAGCCAGGGATGGTTCGAATTCACGGTGGAGAACAATCTGGGGGAAGGTGATGTCTGTGTGTTCGAGCTCCTTAGAACGAAGGAAGTTGAGCTGCAAGTTACAGTTTTTCGGGTAACTGAGGATGCAGGGTTGTTGCACACTCCTCTTGCTGTGCAGCAGCAGAGCCAAAATATGAGCCACACCAAGCTCTTGAACCCTCATTTGCAGCATCGTGTAAGCAGTACAGTGAAACTGATTAGAAATTAG